The following are from one region of the Platichthys flesus chromosome 2, fPlaFle2.1, whole genome shotgun sequence genome:
- the poc1a gene encoding POC1 centriolar protein homolog A: MTTDPTLERHFKGHKDNVTSVDFSCNMKQIATGSMDSCVMIWNMKPQMRAYRFDGHKDGVTSVQFSPSGHLVASASRDKTVRLWVPSRKAESTAYRAHTATVRSVNFSGDGQTLVTASDDKTIKVWTVHRQKFLFSLNQHINWVRCAKFSPDDRLIVSSSDDKTIKLWDKNSRECIHSFYEHAGYANHVDFHPSGTCIAAASTDNSVKVWDIRSHKMLQHYQVHSGVVNSLSFHPSGNFLITASSDSTMKILDLVEGKLLYTLHGHQGPVTSVAFSRTGEYIASGGSDEQVMVWKSNFDSSDCGDTVRLQHKTTSRIQAPPASSRAQPDFSMHPHVPRSQTSDPSEDFNRQDFQTAAHPQSNCRSSIHNRAAQSHTSRDPTSSSTHRTQTPGVPQNSSHVQEQSQASDGGVHPGLASTLEHIIGQLDILTQTVSILEQRLTLTEDKLKECLENQMEIGLQLQRRQGGEEEV, encoded by the exons ACCGATCCAACACTCGAGAGACATTTCAAGGGTCACAAGGACAATGTGACAAGTGTGGacttcagctgcaacatgaagcAGATCG CCACAGGCTCCATGGACTCCTGTGTGATGATCTGGAACATGAAGCCTCAGATGCGAGCGTATCGCTTTGATGGACACAAAGATGGTGTGACTTCTGTCCAGTTTTCTCCCTCTGGCCACCTGGTGGCCTCCGCCTCCAGAGATAAAACCGTACGTCTTTGGGTGCCCAGCAG gaaaGCTGAGTCAACAGCTTACAGGGCTCACACGGCTACTGTGCGCAGCGTTAACTTCTCTGGCGATGGACAGACTTTGGTCACAGCCTCTGACGACAAGACTATTAAAGTGTGGACGGTCCACAGGCAAAAGTTCCTGTTTTCTCTCAACCAGCACATCAACTGGGTCCGCTGTGCCAA GTTTTCTCCAGATGATCGTTTGATTGTGTCATCCAGCGATGACAAGACTATTAAGTTGTGGGACAAGAACAGCAGAGAGTGTATTCATTCCTTTTATGAACATGCCGG TTATGCAAACCATGTGGACTTCCATCCCAGTGGAACCTGCATTGCTGCGGCCAGTACTGACAACTCTGTTAAGGTTTGGGACATCAGATCCCATAAGATGCTACAACACTACCAAG tccaCAGTGGTGTGGTGAACAGCTTGTCTTTCCACCCGAGTGGCAATTTCCTCATCACTGCATCCAGCGATTCCACCATGAAGATACTGGACCTTGTAGAGGGCAAGCTCCTGTACACACTGCACGGACACCAG GGCCCCGTGACCAGTGTGGCCTTTTCCAGGACAGGGGAGTACATTGCCTCTGGAGGCTCTGACGAACAG GTAATGGTGTGGAAGAGCAACTTCGACAGCAGCGACTGTGGTGACACCGTCAGGCTACAACATAAAACTACGTCCAGGATTCAGGCACCTCCAGCCAGCTCCAGGGCTCAGCCCGACTTTAGCATGCATCCACATGTGCCCCGCAGCCAG acctCTGACCCGTCAGAAGATTTTAACAGACAGGATTTCCAAACTGCTGCCCATCCCCAGAGCAACTGTCGCAGCAGCATCCACAACAGAGCGGCTCAATCTCACACCAGCAGAGATcccacctcttcctccacccATCGGACACAGACCCCGGGTGTACCACAGAATTCGTCACATGTTCAAGAGCAGTCCCAGGCCTCAGATGGAGGGGTCCACCCTGGTCTAGCCAGCACTCTGGAACACATCATAGGTCAACTTGATATTCTCACTCAG ACGGTTTCAATCTTGGAGCAGCGGCTGACGCTGACTGAGGACAAGCTCAAGGAGTGTTTGGAGAATCAGATGGAGATcggtctgcagctccagagacgacaggggggggaggaggaggtctaA
- the LOC133973575 gene encoding B9 domain-containing protein 2, which produces MAELHVIGQIVGASGFPQNSLFCKWGVHTGGAWRLLSGLKEGQTQVDVPQAGDMAFWSHPIDLHYATKGIQGWPKVHLQVWHQDSFGRCQLFGYGYCHVPSSPGHHRVRCVTWRPLGSWQEQLAQTFVGGGAQLRSPELVYSGADRYRLHTEAMGTVELELGVIMRHFDKYGVES; this is translated from the coding sequence ATGGCGGAGCTGCATGTTATCGGCCAGATCGTCGGAGCGAGTGGTTTCCCACAGAACAGTCTGTTTTGCAAATGGGGGGTTCACACGGGAGGAGCATGGCGGCTTCTGTCCGGGCTGAAGGAGGGTCAGACCCAGGTGGATGTCCCCCAGGCCGGAGACATGGCGTTCTGGAGCCACCCGATCGATCTGCACTACGCGACCAAGGGAATCCAGGGCTGGCCGAAGGTTCACCTCCAGGTGTGGCACCAGGACTCGTTCGGACGCTGCCAGTTGTTCGGGTACGGATACTGCCACGTCCCGTCCAGCCCCGGACACCACCGGGTCCGCTGTGTGACCTGGAGGCCGCTCGGCTCCTGGCAGGAGCAGCTCGCACAAACGTTCGTGGGCGGAGGAGCCCAGCTCCGCAGCCCGGAGCTCGTCTACAGCGGAGCGGACAGATACAGACTGCACACCGAAGCCATGGGCACCGTGGAGCTGGAGCTCGGTGTTATCATGAGACACTTCGACAAATATGGCGTCGAGAGT